In Rhodoferax koreense, a genomic segment contains:
- a CDS encoding DUF4043 family protein, with the protein MSNTSVPSGNPLANKQYSKALSAMAVRQPTPLAALTGPMPSEKDAMDKLAKQQTTTDMPVVRVDELAKGPGDTVQLDCAHVVKLRAVMGDQNAEGKGAALKYSTQDIKIDMATLPVSGGGKMTQQRTPHSMRQNALAQLKSGMPRFRWQRCLTHLAGARGNQDSTDWILPLTSDPEFVEQMVNTVRAPTFNRHFVVNAGGLTQGGAQLASLATTDLLKLSCIDELAAIWGEMAVKMAPIQIPGDPAAGDDPIKGILLMDELAWDAMITDTTSSNNIRTFEVNAMKRAEYGDLKRHPLFSGSPILWNGILMRKMQFGIRFNASEQTNIVTQANRLTATESAVTIAAGLSTTHQVSRSLFLGAQALGIASGANRTSEETYSLLENYTNFGRNLELAGEVMGAEQKLRWSLPNPSGDLEPTDFGVAVIDSVVKRRNVS; encoded by the coding sequence ATGTCCAACACCTCCGTGCCATCCGGCAATCCTCTTGCCAACAAGCAGTACTCCAAGGCCCTCTCGGCCATGGCAGTGCGCCAGCCCACGCCCCTCGCGGCGCTCACCGGCCCAATGCCGAGCGAGAAAGACGCGATGGACAAGCTGGCCAAGCAGCAAACCACGACCGACATGCCCGTCGTGCGCGTCGATGAACTGGCCAAGGGCCCGGGCGATACCGTGCAGCTCGACTGCGCGCACGTCGTCAAGCTCCGCGCCGTCATGGGCGACCAGAACGCCGAAGGGAAGGGCGCCGCGCTGAAATACAGCACCCAGGACATCAAGATCGACATGGCCACCCTCCCGGTGTCCGGTGGCGGCAAGATGACCCAGCAGCGCACGCCGCACAGCATGCGTCAGAACGCGCTGGCGCAGCTCAAGTCCGGCATGCCGCGCTTCCGGTGGCAGCGTTGCCTGACGCACCTGGCCGGTGCCCGTGGCAACCAGGACAGCACCGACTGGATCCTGCCGCTGACCAGCGATCCCGAGTTCGTCGAGCAGATGGTCAACACCGTCCGCGCCCCGACGTTCAACCGCCACTTCGTGGTGAACGCCGGCGGCCTGACGCAGGGCGGCGCGCAGCTCGCATCGCTGGCGACCACCGACCTGCTGAAGCTCTCCTGCATCGACGAGCTGGCCGCGATCTGGGGCGAAATGGCCGTGAAGATGGCGCCGATCCAGATCCCTGGCGACCCGGCCGCCGGCGATGACCCTATCAAGGGCATCCTGCTGATGGACGAGCTGGCCTGGGACGCCATGATCACGGACACCACGTCGAGCAACAACATCCGGACCTTCGAGGTCAACGCGATGAAGCGCGCCGAATACGGTGACCTGAAGCGGCATCCGCTGTTCTCGGGCTCGCCGATCCTCTGGAACGGCATCCTGATGCGCAAGATGCAGTTCGGCATCCGCTTCAACGCCAGCGAGCAGACCAACATCGTGACGCAAGCCAACCGGCTGACCGCCACGGAATCGGCTGTGACGATTGCTGCCGGCCTGAGCACCACGCACCAGGTCAGCCGCTCGCTGTTCCTGGGTGCGCAAGCCCTGGGCATCGCCTCCGGCGCGAACCGCACCAGCGAGGAAACCTACTCGCTGCTGGAGAACTACACCAACTTCGGCCGCAACCTCGAGTTGGCCGGCGAGGTGATGGGCGCCGAGCAAAAGCTGCGCTGGTCTCTGCCGAACCCCTCCGGCGACCTGGAGCCCACCGACTTCGGTGTGGCCGTCATCGACAGCGTGGTCAAGCGCCGCAACGTCAGCTAA